The Alligator mississippiensis isolate rAllMis1 chromosome 3, rAllMis1, whole genome shotgun sequence DNA window tattggcaacaggggatgacatggtaggggacctccagatcggtagccatttgggagacagtgatcacctaataatagaatacaacATAAGACGTCAagcgggtaaggtaactagtagggtgaaagtgctagactttaggaaagctgatctcaatgaactcaggcgattagtcaaggacgcactgcagagtaggagttttgaagagatggaagcccaagaagggtggctgtgccttaaggaaacaatccttcgggcacaaagcaagacgatccccaagcgaggaaaaagagggaaaggggccaggaggcttccatggccgaccagagaaatccagggcagcctaagggacaaaaggggagcacataaaaagtggaaacagggagagatcaccaaagatgaatatacctcctctgctcgtgcttgtagggaggcagttagacgggccaaagctaccatggagctgaggatggcaacccaagtaaaagacaacaagaaattgttttttagatatatagggagtaaaagaaaggcccagggaggaataggacccctgctaaatgagcagaaacaactggtgacggacaggggggacaaggctgtactcctcaatgagttctttgcctcagtgttcctaagtgaggggcacgacaagtctctcactggggttgtagagaggcagcagcaaggcgccagacttccatgcgtagaccctgagatggtgcagagtcacttggaagaactggatgcctttaagtcggcaggcccggatgagctccatccgagggtgctgaaggcactggccgacatcattgcagagccactggcgggaatatttgaacgctcgtggcgcacaggccaagtcccggaggactggaaaagggctaacgtggtccccattttcaaaaaggggaggaaggaggacccgggcaactataggccagtcagtctcacctccatccttggtaaagtctttgaaaaaattatcaaggctcacatttgtgagaacccagcagggcaaattatgctgaggggaaaccagcacgggtttgcggcgggcagatcatgcctgaccaatctagtctccttctatgaccaggttacgaaacgcctggacacaggaggaggggtggatgtcgtatacttagacttcaggaaggtcttcgatacggtatcccaccccatactggtgaacgagttaagaggctgtgacatggatgactacacagtccggtgggtggcgaattggctagagggtcgcacccagagagtcgtggtggatgggtcggtctcgacctggaagagtgtgggcagtggggtcccgcagggctcggcccttggaccgatactctttaatgtcttcatcagtgacttggacgagggagtgaaatgtactctgtccaagtttgcagatgacacaaagctatggggagatatggacacaccggagggcagggaacagctgcaggcagacctggataggttggacaagtggggagaaaacaacaggatgcagttcaacaaggagaaatgcaaagtgctgcacttagggaggaaaaatgtccagcacacctacagcctagggaatgacctgctgggtggcacagaggtggaaagggatcttctagtggactccaagatgaacatgagctggcagtgtgacaaagccatcaaaaaagccaatggcactttatcgtgcatcagcagatgcatgacgaataggtccaaggaggtgatacttcccctctatcgggcgctggtcagaccgcagttggagtactgcgtgcaatcctgggcgccacacttcaagaaggatgcggataacctagaaagggtccagagaagggcaactcgtatggtcaagggcctgcagaccaagccctacgaggagagactagagaaactggaccttttcagcctccgcaagagaaggttgagaggcaaccttgtggctgcctataagttcatcacgggggcacagaagggaattggtgagtatttattcaccaaggcgcccccaggggttacaagaaataatggccacaaactagcagagagcagatttcgattggacattaggaagaacttcttcacagttcgagtggccaaggtctggaacgggctcccaagggaggtggtgctctcccctaccctgggggtcttcaagaggaggttagatgagcatctagctggggtcatctagacccagcactctttcctgcttatgcagggggtcggactcaatgatctattgaggtcccttccgaccctaacaacatctatgaatctttcatATAGGATGTTGTTTCATATTATTCACTATGCAGAACAGAGTGCAGATCTGAATCATAATGCATACAGTAAGCACAATACTGTtctgtatacattttttttaaactgattaatCTTCAACATAAATGGGACATTTATTACAGCATAAATAAATTATTAGGTGGAAATTATTTCCTAAGCATTTATGATAAACGATAATATTAAATAATTTAATGAAAGTGGCTTTTACCTCCCGCAAACATGAAGGGAATTTGAATCCACCAAAGCAAGAGCAGTGATTTGATACAGCAAGGAATTCGCCACTATCAAAACAATCACTTCCTCTCAATGTCAAGGAAAGGTCATTCTCTAGTGAAACGTAGCATACAGAGATAGTAGAAACCTGCCAGCTCATCTATTGTATACCCTTACTAATGTAACACAAATAGCACTGTGGTATTCACAATTTTTTTCACCTTATCACTTCTTGGTCACTTTCTCCACCACACACAAGATGCACAGAACCCTTCACTTATGTATCATCACTTGATTCAGCATGTGGAGCTTACTCTCAGATCCACACAAGACTTGGGGACCAGATTTCCTACCAGTACCCTCAGGACTACAAGAAAATGTCATATGTACCTCTCTGCACCAGCATGGGATCTGGCAACTAGCAGAAAGAGGAAGAGTATTTAGCTTTCTTGGAGAAAACAGCCTTAATTTCCACTGAGGTCTTCATAAAAGATGTGTCTCAGTAGGCTGCAGAGGAAACACCTTGAACCACTAAAAAGGTCATGGTCATAGTTCCTCAATCACCAgcagcaccctcctccccacttttTCATTTGAGGAAGCTGGTGATATGGCTCTTGATGTGCCTTCCTTCATAGTATTTTTCCTGCAACTGCAAACCCAGAAGCAAATCCAGTCCATATGCCCACATAACTATGAGTCGCTAACTATGAGTCAGAGTTCTGCTATTACCTGCTAAATTTGTATGAATTTCTGGGAACATAAACTTGTGCTGAAATTGGTGAAATTATTTAATGCAGTGACTAAGCATTCATTAATTATTTCCTGCATATGAGATGTCTCTGACTGTTGTTCTTCTTACCCCTCATAGTATATTGTGTGATATGGTATGATAAAATGCTTAGATATTGTATTGGAAAACAGTATGATTGCTGGGATTTTTCTGAATGAATTACAAGCTTGGAAATGGATCATTTGTGTGGATCACATCTCAGAACAGGAGATCGGCAGCAATTAGAACACCAAATTGCTTCTACTTTAATATTACATAGTGTTACATACTTCTTCATTTAACTGCTCTACTAAAATGGACTGAAAGGGGAAAAATACAGGGTTTTAGAAAAATATAAAACTATCAtaaagtagggctgtgtaaagcttcagtcgctgattcaattcagaggagattaggcccgattcagcagctgattctctgaatgggaattgaatcaggagacctattaAACTCTAAAtggaattggaagcctccaattcaattcaaagagattcgGAGAcattcaatgatttggatgtagacacagctttatatggtttttttctacatacctcaaggtaccaggcagtttgtgaacactgagatggtggggcagatggagcgtcccacaggagcacaggggggatCCCCAacgtgctcggtggtgaacctggaagtgaatcagaagcacttctggtccacttccgggtccactgcagAGTACACAGGGGACCCCCTGCcttcctggcttggcaactggtgtctcctgggtctgggggggcacctgggatccccccaATGGCCGATTGCCGAGccagaggggcacaggggggtccTCTTCATGCTCAgtagtggacctggaagtagtggaccagaagtacttccggtccatttccgggtccgTGGCAAGCATGTGGCGCCCCCCACCCTACTACCCcaccgcgctcctgtgggatgctgcatctgccccaccatctcagcgttcacgagtcatgcctggtacctcgagatatgtagaaaaaaacatttaaagctgtgtctatggtcgaatcgctgattctctgaatcagaattgaatcttcagatttggattcggccgaatcaaatcaggacagcgaTCTAAATCAgtaaatcgaatcactgtccccaaaatagggctgaatccgaatccaaatcgaatatggcccactttgcacacccctattataaAAATGGGCTTTGTAgagtaagaaaaaaattaagctgctttaaaagaaTCTAAATGGATGTCAGAGACttatttctggaaaaaaacaggagaaaaagaGAAGGCAAAGAATCACCTGAAAGTCAATGGAAACAGAAGTACAGAAGTGGGAGCAATCTAAAGAGTCTAACCTGGGGTGAATTTATTAATTTATCCTCAAAAGGTCCTTATAGAGGAGCATATTATCATTGCTCATTTTATAAACAAGATTATATTATATTCTCATTTTATAAATAAAGTTAAAGTAGCTTGCTCCAGGTCATAAAGGAACACTAGTGACTATTTGGCAACTGAACCCAAGATCCAGTGGGTCTGATCCAGAAGTCACCCTTCCCTTGCTTTGCCTTCCAGAATATACATACCTCCTACATACTAAACTAATTGCTCTGATTACTGGTATAAAAGAAGTCAGCACAAGTCCCATATTTTAGAAAGCTCAGCCTAGTCAACCATATTTGCTTTACACATAGCTATTCTGTTTGGCTGAAAGGACTTTGGAAATAGTGTTAAAAAATCCCAATCATGCATTTGTTAAATCTGTCACACAGGTCTCAGAGATAGGGAGTCTTCTATCCCAGTGAATAACCTTAACCATAACAGAACCGCAAGACTGCATATTAATGGTGCTAACATAGCTGTGGagtattttcttttctcctcctccctcatctTGGCACGAGATGCTGCATAATCATATCACAGTCTGGACTGGACTTAAAACAGTCATTAATATGTCATGGTGAAACATGATATAGGTATCTCGTGCATCATATGTGTTTTACAGTACTTTGCTGTTCATTAAAAAAGGGGAGTTAAAAGGAGGGAAAGGCCTACCTATTATTCAGCTGTTAGTACATACCTATTTTGTTCCGTTGGCATAGCAAATGAAGTCCTGAACCAATACTTAACCAAGCGTATCAGATCCTTCACCTGCACAGTGCATTCCTTGATAAACTCAACCTGGTATGGCAGCAGAGACATCGTGTACAGCTGGATTTTGTCAGTATCGTGGCAGAGATAGAGATTGTGGTAAAAGCTCCATTTTAAACCTGTTAACCCCAAGAGATACAGAATGCCACAATGATTCTTTCTTCCCTACTATTTTGTTTCATCAGATGTAATAGTGAAGCTGAAAAACCTACTATGAAGTCCTTTCATATATCATACAAGCCAATAAAATTAACAGAGCTCTCCTATAtccaaataaaattaaatttactTCAAGTCAGATAAAAACACATTAAACCcagaaacattatttaaaaaatattatgtttAACCAATCTAATCTTTTATGTACGAGGATTATGCTAAAGCTGCTTTGTTCACCTAAACATATTGCAAAACTGCTTAATATATTGCCTTTGATTGACAGCAATTATGTACCTGCATATATGGGGTTAAAATAATACTTTCTACTGAGTTATAATCTgatttttctgtcattttaaatCATTGCATAATCTGTCTACAAAACAGAAAATCATAAATGTACCTTTTTTTAACCAACTTAAGCCAAAATCTTTCAATACACGCATGAGTGGCAAAATGAGTGCCTGGTGCATACATCATTTTTCTGACTTTGTACAGCTAATGTTTATGCAGTCAGCTGTAGAACTATCTACTTGTTTGCATAAGAACCTGATTTATATATGTGACAGCCATCACTGTGAGGAATTACTCTGTATCAAAATCAAACCTTTTGCACTAAGTCAAGATTAATGGTTTTCACACATGGAAGTTGTCAAAAAGAGATATCACATAAATAGAATGGTATGAAATTAGTATAGTATGGTATAGTATAGTATGTCACATATAGTATGGTATGACATCagttaaaagaaatctcataaacTTGCAGCTAAGTACACCATATACAAGAGGCTGTTTAAGTACGGCAATACCTCTGCCCTATGTGAGTGTGTTTTCTGGGGATGGATAGGTgcatcatatcatatcatatcaatATGGAATCAAAGAGATTTACTATAATTAGTATGTGGCAAGGCAAAAAGATTATGTCCCTCAAAACCAAATACTGTAGCTGTCAAGACTGAGGTAGTCCTAAAACAAGTTTCATTGAACACCTACCTGTTGATGGCGCAGGCCCCAGCATTTCATAACAGGGCATGATATCAAATGAGTGACTGTGGAGATTCTTATAGCGCTTGAAATTAAATCGTAAGGAGAACTGGGTCCTTTTCTTCATCGTTATCCTAACATAagcatttttaataaaacattacTTAACCATAATATGGAGGGGAGGTAGTAGGTAAGGGTTCAGCTATATAGAATTGTGGATGTAGATAAATGACTGGAAAGTCTCTCttaatgcacatgaaaaaaaacacatacatgcaaaagaaaggagaaagagttGAAAAGGAGAAAAGGCAAAATATTTGAGTGAATGAGTAAAGAGAAAGAGACTgaaacaaggggaaaatgttgggtggagaaagaagaaatgaagtataaaaaaacccaagtaaattaatgtgcatttatATAAACAGAATAAATGAAAGAAGATAATGGAATACAATATATGCCCAATAGGAAGAATCAAAGCAATACGATGAAGATACGAAAGCAGAAAAATAGTAACAAAAATGAAACCACGCTATATTTAGAAAATGTCTTGGAAACTGTGAGAAAAAAATTGAGACAGACAAACAGTTAACCTGAGCCAAGTGTTATTATTTCCAAAACAAACTCTACAGAATTTCTGttcctcatgattttttttttctaattggaaTGAAACCACTTTCCTGAACACAGAAAAGTCCCGAGGAGCAGTAATTCCAAGTTTGGAGGAGATCTATCTGCAATTTCATAATCTGTTACTCAAAAGGAATATTTTTGTAGTTTCCAGAATGGAACAGGGTTAAATAAGATTAGAAGATGAGAAGTGAACCAAACTGGCCAAGAAAGACAGGATCCTTAACAGGTTTTATTTCGAATTAGGCTGGATTGCCACTGGAGGAAAATTCATGAGGGCGCACCCTTTGCTTTTCATGCTTTACTTCCAGAAACCCAGAGCCTAGAGATCGTATTTCCACAACACATTCTTTTCCTGGCTAGGAGACACAGGATTCCCCTTAACCCTAGGTCTGCTGCCTTCAGGAGTTGTCCTTATGGATCACCAGGGATCACAATAAGgcaaaagctaaaaaaaaagattcttggGTATTTGTTTCTACCTTGAATAGAGCTTACTTTGCCCATGAGTAGTCAacaaagtggggggaagggcaatACTTCCCAGTATTGAAAAGCAATATGTGTTGAGTCCAGCTCAGTTGTCTACCATCACACTATAAAGTGAGAGAGTGAAGGGTGCAGGTGGGAGAAAAGGGGAATCATGATGGTTCTGACAAGATACCATTTAAGTCTTTAATGGGGATTTTAGCTATGGCTTTATTGAGAAGCACAGCTTTATCTTGTGCCAGTTTTCTATTTTGGCTATTATGTTGTGATTTTACTGCTGCGGAGTAGGCAGACCTGTAAAGCTCATCCTGAGATGGCAGTGTGACATCCAGCATAAGAAAAATTCCTGATACAGAGACTATACCCAACCATTTTGATTCAAACCTGCTGGCCCATGAAGACTTCTTCAGTCTTTTTCCTAAATCATCTATAACTTCTGGCAATTTCTTTTTGCAGTCCTCCAGATTTTCAAAGGCTTCACTAAATAGCACTATATCAACATCTGACCAGACTTGAGTATCCGTTCCTTTTATATACGAGCCTCCCTGTAACATAAGAGATTGCCAGAAAGATGACTAATATTTTCCCCTCTTGACAAAACATTTCCCTTTTGCTGGCTAACCAGGCTTTGGATGCCCTTTAACTTCTCGTGCCCAGCTACATGAAAGCAGTTTATTGCCTCATGTTACAAAAGTGTAATGGAATTTGGGCCCCATGCAGAGGTCTTTCTAAATAGCTTTGGGTTATTAACAGAGTTTAAAGCACCATTGTCTGTTTCTACCTTAGGGATAGAGGGATTGGGTTCAATCCCCACATTGCAAGACCACATCATGGCTTGCTGGGTGGGGTTTTTAATATGGTGTGGCCTTATTTATAGTCTCCAGTTATGCTGAGCTGCCATTAAGAGTAGGAAGAGACAGCCAGAGCCTTGATGAAATTGGGTatcaaatatatttaattttctaaCAGAGGTGCTTCTTAGTCACTATTCAACTTGCTACCCAATAAAACTGCATCCTGTATGACAAATATCTTCTCCTGTTTttatcaaatatattttaaaggagACATATCTATCCATGAAGACATAGATTTATGCTTGAGATTTATTCCTCACTACAAACCCTGCAGTGAAGTATAAGAAGTCCAACTAAGCAAACCTTAACTCAATGCAATGAACTTGTCCTTTTGCATTTGGTATTGAATGAGCATTTTTATAACAGTAGATTGGCCCTTCTGCCACTAAAAGTTGTCTATAATTCGTAGACAAACTAAGTCCATTTCTTAATATGCAGATGCCTGTGTCAAAAATCACCACTAATACTAGAAGAGAAGCTTTGGGTGGAACAGGCATGACGGCTGTAtgtcctcttccctgccctgccagaaaTGGCCTCTGCATACCAGAACAGAGGGGTGTTGGGCTGAGGAAGCTGGTACAGGTTCTGTCTGTGCTATACCAGTCCTGCAGGGATATAATGGGCTTCAGTCTCTATGGAAGTCATTTCAGCAGTTTCCAGAACATTAAATGGGCCAGCAATATGCCTTATATAAAATAGTATGAAAACAAATTTGTCCAATTAAACAGATGCTCTAAAAGAGCCACTGCAATTATCAGGGAGAAGACATAACATGCTAGATGCACTTCAGAGACAAGCAACTTGTGAATTCTGTCTTTCAGTACTAGTCTTCTACAGAAAGATCAAACCCTAGCAAAATACAGAAAATTCAAATAATGCTCAGGGTTAGTCCTTAAATCTAAACCATGAGGAAGTTCAGCATTTATAAACTTTCTCTCACTGGACTCTGCCAATGCAAGATGAGCTTATGAGACACATTTATACAGGCTGCAATGGAACAAGAGAAGAAACTACTATTATTTCTTCTCTTAGGACTCTCATAgatgtgcagcgaggctgctccaatgtgctgtaaatcGATTAATCGCGTCTGCTGGAGAGCagaaattaacatgctccagcagcctccagcttcACCTGTATTAGCATtcccatactgaaaaatggtggtaaggtgctttaaactaaaactcattcaatgagctttagttcaaagcacccgtcgccatttttcagtgcggagacactgatgcatgtgaatCTCGGGCATGTTAACTAGCGCAGACAACTGGTTAAAGCACCTCCCCCACGTCCCAGATCACATCTATAAATGCTCTTAGAGCCCAAAAATGGTTACCTTGATTAGACGAGCTACTGGCAATGGGAAGTATTCCTTGATCACACTAATAATTGCCTCTATTTCTACAGCACAGGCAAGGCTCACAGGGCCTGAGATAGGTCGAAGCTTTTCTTGCACAAATGCTTGTAATTCTTGTGGAGTTCTATACTCCAAGATGTTCCCAGGTGAAAACCCAGTGGACATTTGAgctgtagggaaaaaaaattaaagtttgaTCATTAATATTTACTAGAAAGAATCTCTCATTTCTTGGTCTCTCATATCACTTTTTCAAATTAAGTTGAATTTATCTCCTGTGGGGAGATGCTAAGAAAGTCTCCTGTACAAGCTTGCATATTCGTTAGCTGGCCTATTCATGGCAACACATGATCAATTACACATGGATCAGATTTGTAAAGTTTCAGTTTTTAATCACATGCTTGTGCAATAAATCAGGTTTTTATTTCTTACTGATTCATCTTACTGCTTCTGATTTAAGGGGGTTAAGCATTTTGATTTGGCCAGACCTAGGAGGCATTTACTTTCCAATGCAGCCTTTGAATTGTTTAGTTACTTCTTATAGTAGGCTGGGAGACATGAAGATGGCCTGCTGAACACAGCACACTTCTTGAATGTTTTGCTTATTTGCACAAGTGTGTTCAGACCCTGGAACCCCTTGCACTCGATGTTTGCTCCCTCAAAGATGTTTAGGAACCCATTTGCACAGGATAAAATGGAATAACCTGATACACATattacagtggttcccaacctttttttgccgtGACCCACCACTGGAAGCGGAGTGCAGTAGCGGCTGTGGTGGCTGCCCGGGGGCAGGGg harbors:
- the LOC106737685 gene encoding 2'-5'-oligoadenylate synthase 1 isoform X3 yields the protein MKRTTSEKPVCCWDVPQKREAKFVAREVSTSCRMCRRQFGTIHSREHHEEQDHHFTASKKAQMSTGFSPGNILEYRTPQELQAFVQEKLRPISGPVSLACAVEIEAIISVIKEYFPLPVARLIKGGSYIKGTDTQVWSDVDIVLFSEAFENLEDCKKKLPEVIDDLGKRLKKSSWASRITMKKRTQFSLRFNFKRYKNLHSHSFDIMPCYEMLGPAPSTGLKWSFYHNLYLCHDTDKIQLYTMSLLPYQVEFIKECTVQVKDLIRLVKYWFRTSFAMPTEQNRFRRLPSCYAVELITVYIWQLAGKPIFFSLVQGMRAILKLLVRYSEICIIWYKHYSPHCTTFKKVLKKQTRKPFINRGADQ
- the LOC106737685 gene encoding 2'-5'-oligoadenylate synthase 1A isoform X2, which gives rise to MCRRQFGTIHSREHHEEQDHHFTASKKAQMSTGFSPGNILEYRTPQELQAFVQEKLRPISGPVSLACAVEIEAIISVIKEYFPLPVARLIKGGSYIKGTDTQVWSDVDIVLFSEAFENLEDCKKKLPEVIDDLGKRLKKSSWASRITMKKRTQFSLRFNFKRYKNLHSHSFDIMPCYEMLGPAPSTGLKWSFYHNLYLCHDTDKIQLYTMSLLPYQVEFIKECTVQVKDLIRLVKYWFRTSFAMPTEQNRFRRLPSCYAVELITVYIWQLAGKPIFFSLVQGMRAILKLLVRYSEICIIWYKHYSPHCTTFKKVLKKQTRPFVLDPANPTFNVCENSNAWDEVAHVARRSLLKPLFNGVPAKEPWLFTNSW
- the LOC106737685 gene encoding 2'-5'-oligoadenylate synthase 1A isoform X1 translates to MKRTTSEKPVCCWDVPQKREAKFVAREVSTSCRMCRRQFGTIHSREHHEEQDHHFTASKKAQMSTGFSPGNILEYRTPQELQAFVQEKLRPISGPVSLACAVEIEAIISVIKEYFPLPVARLIKGGSYIKGTDTQVWSDVDIVLFSEAFENLEDCKKKLPEVIDDLGKRLKKSSWASRITMKKRTQFSLRFNFKRYKNLHSHSFDIMPCYEMLGPAPSTGLKWSFYHNLYLCHDTDKIQLYTMSLLPYQVEFIKECTVQVKDLIRLVKYWFRTSFAMPTEQNRFRRLPSCYAVELITVYIWQLAGKPIFFSLVQGMRAILKLLVRYSEICIIWYKHYSPHCTTFKKVLKKQTRPFVLDPANPTFNVCENSNAWDEVAHVARRSLLKPLFNGVPAKEPWLFTNSW
- the LOC106737685 gene encoding 2'-5'-oligoadenylate synthase 2 isoform X5, whose protein sequence is MKRTTSEKPVCCWDVPQKREAKFVAREVSTSCRMCRRQFGTIHSREHHEEQDHHFTASKKAQMSTGFSPGNILEYRTPQELQAFVQEKLRPISGPVSLACAVEIEAIISVIKEYFPLPVARLIKGGSYIKGTDTQVWSDVDIVLFSEAFENLEDCKKKLPEVIDDLGKRLKKSSWASRITMKKRTQFSLRFNFKRYKNLHSHSFDIMPCYEMLGPAPSTGLKWSFYHNLYLCHDTDKIQLYTMSLLPYQVEFIKECTVQVKDLIRLVKYWFRTSFAMPTEQNRPFVLDPANPTFNVCENSNAWDEVAHVARRSLLKPLFNGVPAKEPWLFTNSW
- the LOC106737685 gene encoding 2'-5'-oligoadenylate synthase 1 isoform X4: MSTGFSPGNILEYRTPQELQAFVQEKLRPISGPVSLACAVEIEAIISVIKEYFPLPVARLIKGGSYIKGTDTQVWSDVDIVLFSEAFENLEDCKKKLPEVIDDLGKRLKKSSWASRITMKKRTQFSLRFNFKRYKNLHSHSFDIMPCYEMLGPAPSTGLKWSFYHNLYLCHDTDKIQLYTMSLLPYQVEFIKECTVQVKDLIRLVKYWFRTSFAMPTEQNRFRRLPSCYAVELITVYIWQLAGKPIFFSLVQGMRAILKLLVRYSEICIIWYKHYSPHCTTFKKVLKKQTRPFVLDPANPTFNVCENSNAWDEVAHVARRSLLKPLFNGVPAKEPWLFTNSW